The following proteins are encoded in a genomic region of Prochlorothrix hollandica PCC 9006 = CALU 1027:
- a CDS encoding restriction endonuclease subunit S: MVPKLRFPEFWDAGKWKYMELDPFFQGYSERVLADTKLPIYSSTRTGLKFQKDYYDNRELENEGEYGIVPEGYFVYRHMSDDGTFRFNINKTGGKIAVSREYPVFTTVNLDSNFLLYLLNEGESFKEFAFAQKKGGTRTRLYLNALRTWKTLLPSYPEQQKIADCLTSLDDRITTETQKLEALKTHKKGLMQQLFPAEGQTLPQLRFPQFRNTGDWEVNTLIQLAKFRRGSFPQPYGLPEWYDELNGMPFIQVFDVGDDLQLKPNTKSKISKLASKRLSGNEADK, encoded by the coding sequence ATGGTGCCGAAGTTGCGGTTTCCTGAGTTTTGGGATGCGGGAAAGTGGAAGTATATGGAGCTTGATCCCTTTTTTCAGGGATACTCTGAAAGGGTTTTAGCTGATACTAAACTGCCAATCTATAGCTCAACGAGAACTGGCTTAAAATTTCAGAAGGACTATTATGACAACAGGGAATTGGAGAACGAGGGAGAGTATGGTATTGTGCCAGAAGGCTATTTTGTCTATAGGCATATGAGTGATGATGGAACTTTCAGATTCAACATAAATAAAACGGGTGGAAAAATAGCTGTAAGCAGGGAATATCCTGTTTTTACAACCGTAAATCTAGATTCAAACTTCTTACTTTATTTGTTAAATGAGGGGGAAAGTTTTAAGGAGTTTGCTTTTGCACAAAAAAAGGGTGGGACAAGAACAAGGCTTTACTTGAATGCCCTCCGTACTTGGAAGACTCTTTTACCTTCTTATCCAGAGCAGCAAAAAATTGCGGACTGTCTGACTTCCCTAGACGATCGCATCACCACCGAAACCCAAAAACTCGAAGCCCTCAAAACCCACAAAAAGGGGCTAATGCAACAACTCTTCCCCGCCGAAGGCCAAACCCTGCCCCAACTCCGCTTCCCCCAATTCCGCAACACAGGCGACTGGGAGGTGAATACCTTGATTCAGTTAGCTAAATTTCGCAGGGGTAGCTTTCCTCAGCCTTATGGATTGCCTGAGTGGTATGACGAGTTGAATGGTATGCCTTTTATACAAGTCTTCGATGTAGGAGATGATCTTCAGCTAAAGCCAAATACAAAAAGCAAGATAAGCAAATTAGCATCAAAACGGCTCTCTGGGAATGAGGCTGATAAGTAA
- a CDS encoding DNA adenine methylase yields the protein MAPRTKNKLVRPFLKWAGGKRQLITEITRYFPKGRFTYYEPFLGGGAVFLDTQFPQAIVNDKNAELINCYTVIRDRVEDLIEALKIHKEQHSETYYYDIREQDRHAQLYANLTAIERAARIIYLNKTCYNGLFRVNSQGQFNVPCGKYKNPSILDEGVLRAVSLYLSKHKAIKFLCGDFEEATQSAKKGDLIYFDPPYDPVSNTASFTGYDVNGFKRSQQKQLRDLANNLHKRGCRVMISNSATDFIKDLYSDPIYTIKIIKASRAINSNSLKRGKIDEVLIMNYSVQAG from the coding sequence ATGGCACCTCGCACTAAAAATAAGTTAGTACGTCCTTTCCTCAAATGGGCCGGAGGCAAAAGACAACTGATCACGGAAATTACCCGCTATTTTCCCAAGGGTCGCTTTACCTACTATGAGCCTTTTCTGGGGGGAGGTGCCGTTTTTCTAGATACCCAGTTTCCCCAAGCCATTGTCAATGACAAAAATGCAGAGTTAATTAACTGTTATACCGTTATTCGCGATCGGGTTGAAGATCTGATTGAAGCCCTAAAAATCCACAAAGAGCAGCACTCGGAAACCTACTATTACGACATTAGGGAGCAAGATAGACACGCTCAGTTATATGCAAATCTGACCGCGATCGAACGAGCCGCTAGAATCATTTACCTCAACAAAACCTGCTATAACGGCCTGTTTCGGGTTAACTCCCAAGGCCAGTTTAATGTGCCCTGCGGTAAATACAAAAATCCCAGCATTTTAGATGAAGGGGTTTTAAGGGCAGTGAGTTTATACCTCAGTAAACACAAGGCTATTAAGTTTCTCTGTGGCGATTTTGAGGAAGCAACTCAATCCGCCAAGAAGGGAGATCTCATTTATTTTGACCCCCCCTATGATCCAGTATCCAATACAGCATCGTTCACGGGATATGATGTTAATGGTTTTAAGCGATCGCAGCAGAAACAGTTAAGAGATCTAGCCAATAACCTACATAAAAGAGGCTGTAGGGTAATGATTAGTAACTCTGCCACTGACTTTATTAAGGATTTATACAGCGACCCTATTTACACCATTAAAATTATCAAAGCCTCACGGGCCATAAACTCCAATTCCCTTAAACGGGGAAAAATCGATGAAGTTTTGATTATGAATTATAGCGTTCAAGCTGGTTGA
- a CDS encoding TolB family protein: protein MPVFDRRFFLRTLLVLGLGGVVASCGDRPRVLNLPFGDSGISVNSPYGEQDPAVAGRYVVYTSDRQGSQAIYLFDLVDQRPIPLPGLNRFDTLAADPAVSEDGRYIVFVGIRDGRSQIYLYDRIAQRTRSLTSNLPGQVQHPSISADGSTVAFGVNVGGQWDIAVYDRNGRPLPIATNPR, encoded by the coding sequence GTGCCTGTGTTTGATCGCCGTTTCTTCCTTAGAACCCTCCTGGTGCTGGGCCTCGGTGGGGTAGTTGCCAGTTGTGGCGATCGGCCTCGCGTCTTGAACCTGCCCTTTGGGGATAGTGGGATCAGCGTCAACAGCCCCTATGGTGAACAGGATCCCGCCGTGGCTGGTCGCTATGTGGTCTACACCTCCGATCGCCAGGGCAGTCAAGCCATTTATCTGTTTGACCTCGTAGACCAACGCCCCATCCCCCTGCCCGGTCTCAACCGCTTTGATACCCTCGCTGCCGATCCGGCGGTGTCGGAGGATGGGCGTTACATCGTCTTTGTGGGCATTCGCGACGGGCGATCGCAGATTTATCTCTACGATCGCATCGCCCAACGCACCCGTTCCCTCACCAGCAACCTCCCCGGTCAAGTGCAGCATCCCAGCATCAGCGCCGATGGCAGCACCGTGGCCTTTGGGGTCAATGTCGGGGGACAGTGGGATATTGCGGTCTACGATCGCAACGGCAGACCCCTACCCATTGCCACCAACCCCCGCTGA
- a CDS encoding zinc ribbon domain-containing protein: MFSFLRRIARIFVRKSTRLSQTPLNTVSLVILIIVDLFVLFNVFGGLDSVSSFPLSPNEEYPCYEDYQTYHGTSNLSPFDRQVNAVTSSLNVLENYNLNPVPNQERRLGSIANLCLDYQTLQQGLNTPEHQDFIDQVRGLENNITIKQGEVSQLQDQYDSTLLEKIAGQDANNSINQSTAEQTKQDIATAQAEISRWKQEIIDTHTALINTEPAVAYLKALGNANTYASLKKGYESADFWYPNLQFLLQLCFLTPLIAIAYGWQSISINRDRGLQTLLSWHLLLIFCVPLVVRLFQFLQFSNLVRWVVDAIVVLVGGLMFIASYLFILVIPLVGFGLIKFLQHFVFNPRVQAKKRIQKQRCLQCNARLQTTDPHCPHCGFNQYQNCHHCHSLTHRYAPFCRVCGEDLGSSAGVGGNG; the protein is encoded by the coding sequence ATGTTTAGTTTCTTACGTCGCATCGCTCGAATTTTTGTCCGAAAATCGACCCGCCTCTCCCAGACTCCCTTAAACACCGTCAGTCTGGTGATCCTGATTATTGTCGATTTATTTGTCCTCTTTAATGTGTTTGGAGGATTAGACAGTGTTTCCTCATTTCCCCTTAGCCCCAACGAGGAATATCCCTGTTATGAAGACTATCAAACCTACCACGGGACGAGTAACCTTAGCCCCTTCGATCGCCAGGTCAATGCAGTTACTTCGTCCCTGAATGTTCTGGAAAATTATAATCTCAACCCTGTCCCCAACCAAGAACGCCGTCTGGGATCGATCGCCAACCTCTGCCTAGACTATCAAACGCTACAGCAAGGCTTAAACACCCCAGAACATCAAGACTTTATTGATCAGGTCAGAGGATTAGAGAACAATATCACCATCAAGCAAGGTGAAGTTTCTCAACTGCAAGATCAATATGACTCAACGCTGTTAGAAAAAATTGCGGGTCAAGATGCCAACAATTCTATTAACCAGTCCACGGCGGAGCAAACAAAACAGGACATTGCAACGGCCCAAGCTGAGATTAGCCGCTGGAAACAGGAGATCATCGACACCCACACCGCGTTAATCAACACGGAGCCAGCGGTGGCCTATCTGAAAGCCTTGGGTAACGCCAACACCTATGCCTCCCTGAAAAAGGGGTATGAGTCAGCGGATTTTTGGTATCCCAACCTTCAGTTTCTCCTACAGCTTTGCTTTTTGACCCCGTTGATTGCCATCGCCTATGGGTGGCAGTCTATTTCCATTAACCGCGATCGCGGCCTGCAAACTCTCCTCAGTTGGCACCTATTGCTGATTTTCTGTGTGCCCTTGGTGGTTCGCCTCTTCCAGTTTCTGCAATTTAGCAATCTGGTGCGCTGGGTTGTGGATGCGATCGTGGTGCTGGTGGGGGGGCTGATGTTTATCGCCAGCTATCTCTTTATTCTGGTGATTCCCTTAGTGGGATTTGGCCTGATTAAATTCCTGCAACATTTTGTTTTCAACCCCCGCGTTCAAGCCAAGAAACGCATTCAAAAACAGCGCTGTCTGCAATGCAATGCCCGCTTACAAACGACGGATCCCCATTGTCCCCACTGTGGGTTTAATCAATATCAAAACTGCCACCACTGCCACAGTTTGACCCATCGCTATGCCCCCTTTTGTCGAGTCTGCGGGGAAGATTTGGGTTCATCAGCGGGGGTTGGTGGCAATGGGTAG
- a CDS encoding restriction endonuclease subunit S gives MPREPSKQSVFIPKGTVIITIQGSIGRVAITQYDAYIDRTLLLFEKFLQPIKEIFFAYSIQLLFEIERQKAPGGIIKTITKEVLSDFTIRLPCVEEQQEIADCLTSLDELITLQSQKIKALKQHKKGLMQQLFPSLDEVSK, from the coding sequence ATTCCCAGAGAGCCATCAAAACAAAGTGTTTTCATACCAAAAGGCACAGTCATAATCACGATTCAAGGTTCAATCGGAAGAGTTGCTATTACACAGTACGATGCCTATATCGATAGGACGCTTCTACTTTTTGAGAAATTTCTGCAACCGATCAAAGAAATATTTTTTGCATATTCAATACAACTTTTGTTCGAGATAGAAAGGCAAAAAGCTCCAGGTGGAATAATTAAGACAATCACAAAAGAGGTTTTAAGTGATTTTACGATTAGGTTGCCTTGTGTCGAAGAACAACAAGAAATCGCTGATTGCCTCACCTCTCTCGATGAACTAATCACCCTACAATCTCAAAAAATCAAAGCACTAAAACAGCACAAAAAAGGACTCATGCAACAGCTATTCCCATCCCTTGACGAGGTGAGCAAATGA
- a CDS encoding Uma2 family endonuclease, which yields MLLTRSTDLCPLLLDISNTVLRVTPEQFDQLCRDNPELRLELTKQGELIVMTPAGGESSEKNFDLALEVGLWNRQSGLGRAFDSSCGYDFTAIGGGKLSPDLSWIEKSRLVGVDIVGFIPVVPDFVIELRSATDNLKPLQEKMQEYQRLGVRLGLLINPQGGQVEVYRPGQEVEVVESPTAIDCSEVMPAFVLNLNPIWG from the coding sequence ATGCTTCTAACTCGATCGACGGATTTATGCCCCTTGCTGTTAGACATCAGCAATACGGTGTTGCGAGTGACACCGGAACAGTTCGATCAGCTTTGCCGTGATAACCCAGAGTTAAGGCTTGAGTTAACCAAACAGGGGGAACTGATTGTTATGACTCCAGCGGGGGGAGAAAGTAGTGAGAAAAATTTTGATTTAGCCTTGGAGGTAGGTCTTTGGAATCGGCAGAGTGGTTTAGGGCGGGCCTTTGATTCTTCCTGTGGGTATGATTTTACAGCGATCGGGGGCGGCAAGTTATCGCCGGATCTGTCTTGGATTGAGAAGTCCCGGTTGGTGGGGGTCGATATTGTTGGTTTTATCCCGGTGGTGCCGGATTTTGTGATTGAGTTACGATCGGCCACGGATAATCTCAAACCGCTACAGGAGAAGATGCAGGAATACCAAAGGCTGGGGGTTCGGTTGGGGTTACTGATTAATCCCCAAGGTGGGCAGGTTGAGGTGTACCGTCCGGGGCAAGAGGTGGAGGTGGTGGAGTCGCCCACGGCGATCGATTGCAGTGAGGTGATGCCCGCTTTTGTCCTCAATCTCAACCCAATATGGGGGTGA
- a CDS encoding ISL3 family transposase, producing the protein MFLSLNQIIKIPGWEVWNTNIESDRITFLLRYLNEIEVCHFCGSKQISVHKIRKVSVRDLEFLDKKTFLELERHQYYCNECRKYFTESSSDIDFQRGMTERYKNRIFEKIKNSTITHVAQEEGLTYDQVKGILESKFNGSNNLNCNINKISIDEFSHRKGQGNFATVICDLETANLIEVIDSHQQDKIIEILMEWPLEVREAITEVSVDMWGGFTKVIQTVFPNARIVYDRFHVMKILNEELNKIRKQCNSVLKDLKIKHIRSLILKNGTDLNDEEKKLLEIILKSSERLSNAYQLKEDFRQIYETDQEPEVAKVKLEEWLAKASKFYSQVITTIKNHFDGICNYFYNRTTSGKMEGINNKIKVIKRQAYGFTNFDHLRMRLLIACSH; encoded by the coding sequence ATGTTCCTTTCTTTAAATCAAATCATTAAGATTCCTGGCTGGGAAGTATGGAATACCAACATAGAGAGTGACCGTATTACCTTTTTGCTAAGGTATTTGAACGAGATAGAGGTTTGTCATTTTTGTGGCTCGAAACAGATTTCCGTCCATAAAATCCGCAAAGTATCAGTAAGAGACTTAGAGTTTTTAGACAAGAAAACCTTTTTAGAATTAGAGAGACACCAATACTACTGCAATGAGTGTCGTAAATATTTTACTGAATCGTCCAGCGACATCGACTTTCAACGCGGAATGACAGAAAGATACAAAAATAGAATCTTTGAGAAAATTAAAAATTCAACGATTACCCATGTTGCTCAAGAAGAAGGTTTAACTTACGATCAAGTAAAAGGTATTTTAGAATCAAAATTTAATGGAAGCAACAATCTGAATTGCAATATCAATAAAATAAGTATAGATGAGTTCAGTCACCGTAAAGGTCAGGGAAACTTTGCGACAGTGATTTGTGATTTAGAAACAGCAAATCTCATCGAAGTGATTGACTCTCACCAACAGGATAAAATCATCGAAATCCTTATGGAGTGGCCGTTAGAGGTAAGAGAGGCTATTACAGAGGTTAGTGTAGATATGTGGGGCGGATTTACAAAAGTCATCCAAACTGTGTTCCCAAATGCACGTATTGTATATGATCGTTTTCATGTCATGAAAATCTTGAATGAAGAACTTAATAAAATACGAAAACAGTGTAATTCGGTGCTTAAAGATCTCAAAATAAAGCATATCCGTAGCCTTATTCTAAAAAACGGAACAGATCTTAATGACGAAGAAAAAAAGCTCCTAGAAATCATCCTGAAATCCTCTGAAAGGCTAAGCAATGCCTATCAGCTAAAGGAAGATTTTCGTCAAATCTATGAAACAGATCAAGAACCTGAAGTGGCTAAAGTTAAATTAGAAGAATGGTTAGCCAAAGCATCCAAATTTTATAGTCAAGTAATCACGACAATCAAAAATCATTTTGATGGAATCTGTAATTACTTTTATAACCGTACAACTAGCGGTAAAATGGAGGGAATTAATAACAAAATAAAGGTTATCAAGCGTCAAGCTTATGGATTCACAAACTTTGATCATCTGAGAATGAGACTCCTCATAGCCTGTTCTCATTAG
- a CDS encoding polysaccharide deacetylase family protein, which translates to MRLYTLVAANTLVAATTLVAATTLVSATTLALPLPWLFFLPFPQSIAESQNPAPEPIAVAVPAEPTGTGRVGNDTEGDRSSPAPSPLSDPLALAEGLKPPAPVALHQPDGRAWDRLCAVPQTWQEEVGVQVATGLGWLEGLPRSLQGYLQNSSSEILAQVHAAPWPQLHPQATQARVPVIMYHDVLSEKQVFFDVTTAELEADFELIRDRGLTPIALDDLVLHLQTGLPLPPKPILLTFDDGYEGHYSRVLPLLERFGYPALFSVFPAKVNGDIVGRSTLTWAQLQTMASKPLVTIASHSVTHPRDLTLLPEADLLREVVDSKQILEDKLGMSIPYFTYPEGHYNEAVTAAVTAAGYRAALTMDDGGEAMAGESESLLAIDRYGQSSLETVVDLAWGGSPLPNPWQGFDFTAPVTEPQYVDLDRIPLILVSGGKPITVHADSRYQVAEIMAQTEAVAAVDGTFFSLEFLDSNTLLGPVLSQSTNQFLPGNRGENPLINDRPLVLISPHAVAFVPYSASRHTTRAALEAELPGVTDAFVGAAWLVREGEPQPAENFGTLFDFDAARDRAFWGINQAGQPVVGVSRLPVDSVTLGQVLAKAGLRDAIMLDSGASTSLAYEGQSLMDYEPRPVPHIIGLVPPKGESIAPQPCLPIGAIAPQIATQAE; encoded by the coding sequence ATGCGCTTATACACCCTGGTTGCTGCTAACACCCTGGTTGCTGCTACCACCTTGGTTGCTGCTACCACCTTGGTTTCTGCTACCACCCTGGCTCTGCCCCTACCTTGGCTCTTTTTCCTCCCCTTTCCTCAGTCGATCGCCGAATCCCAGAACCCTGCCCCGGAGCCGATCGCCGTTGCAGTCCCAGCCGAACCCACAGGAACAGGGAGGGTTGGAAACGACACCGAGGGCGATCGCAGCTCCCCAGCCCCCAGCCCCCTCTCGGATCCCTTAGCCCTGGCCGAGGGTCTCAAACCCCCAGCCCCCGTAGCTTTGCACCAACCCGATGGCCGTGCCTGGGATCGGCTGTGTGCGGTGCCCCAGACCTGGCAGGAAGAAGTGGGGGTGCAGGTGGCCACGGGTTTGGGATGGCTGGAGGGTCTGCCCCGATCGCTCCAGGGCTACCTGCAAAACTCCAGCAGCGAAATTCTCGCCCAAGTCCACGCCGCCCCTTGGCCCCAACTTCACCCCCAGGCCACCCAGGCACGGGTGCCGGTGATCATGTATCACGATGTTTTGTCGGAAAAACAGGTGTTCTTTGATGTCACCACGGCGGAACTGGAGGCGGATTTCGAGTTGATCCGCGATCGGGGACTCACCCCCATTGCCTTAGACGATCTGGTGTTACATCTCCAAACGGGGCTACCCTTGCCCCCCAAACCAATTTTGCTGACCTTTGATGATGGCTACGAGGGGCACTACAGCCGGGTCTTGCCCCTGTTGGAGCGCTTTGGCTATCCGGCGCTGTTTTCGGTGTTTCCCGCCAAGGTCAATGGGGATATTGTGGGGCGATCGACCCTGACCTGGGCACAACTGCAAACCATGGCCAGTAAACCGTTGGTGACCATTGCCTCCCACAGCGTGACCCATCCCCGTGACCTGACGCTGCTCCCAGAGGCGGACCTCCTGCGGGAAGTGGTGGACTCGAAGCAAATCCTGGAGGACAAGCTGGGGATGTCTATCCCCTATTTCACCTATCCCGAAGGTCACTATAACGAGGCGGTGACGGCGGCAGTGACGGCGGCGGGATATCGGGCCGCGTTAACCATGGATGATGGGGGGGAAGCCATGGCTGGGGAGTCGGAGAGCCTCTTGGCCATTGACCGCTATGGCCAGTCCAGCCTAGAAACGGTGGTGGATTTGGCCTGGGGCGGCTCCCCCTTACCCAACCCCTGGCAGGGGTTTGACTTCACAGCCCCGGTCACCGAACCCCAGTATGTGGATCTCGATCGCATTCCCCTGATCCTGGTCTCCGGGGGCAAACCGATCACTGTCCATGCCGATAGCCGCTACCAAGTGGCGGAAATCATGGCCCAAACGGAAGCCGTGGCGGCGGTGGATGGCACCTTTTTCTCCTTGGAGTTTCTGGATTCCAATACCTTGCTCGGTCCCGTCTTAAGCCAGTCCACCAACCAGTTTTTACCGGGAAACCGGGGAGAAAACCCCCTGATTAACGATCGCCCCCTGGTGTTGATTAGCCCCCATGCCGTGGCCTTTGTGCCCTACAGTGCCAGCCGCCATACCACCCGCGCAGCCCTGGAAGCAGAACTACCGGGGGTCACCGATGCCTTTGTGGGGGCGGCCTGGTTGGTGCGGGAGGGGGAACCCCAACCGGCGGAAAATTTTGGCACGCTGTTTGATTTTGATGCGGCCCGCGATCGGGCTTTCTGGGGCATTAACCAGGCGGGTCAGCCAGTGGTGGGGGTGTCCCGGTTACCGGTGGATTCCGTTACCCTGGGCCAGGTGTTGGCGAAGGCAGGGCTGCGGGATGCCATTATGTTGGATTCGGGGGCCAGCACGTCCCTGGCCTATGAGGGCCAGTCCTTGATGGACTATGAACCCCGCCCCGTGCCCCATATCATCGGTCTGGTGCCGCCCAAAGGGGAGTCGATCGCCCCTCAGCCCTGTTTGCCTATCGGGGCGATCGCCCCCCAAATCGCCACCCAGGCTGAATAA
- a CDS encoding ISAs1 family transposase: MAKGFGPRTLNPQQAREAKILSRSVLQYFQNLPDPRVERTRHHSLSTIITIAILAVLAGADGFVAIERYGRAKQSWLETFLDLPHGIPSHDTFGRVIGALDPQALAASFLDWVTGVSERLGLDMIHIDGKTARGSYDREGKLKALHSVSAWSSDHRLVLAQQRVDSKSNEITAVPLLLKLLNLKGAVVTLDAMGTQTAIARQIRQGGGDYVLALKGNQGTLSRAVETWFKQTEVDGWDGIDYDYHETLEAAHHRLEIRQVWTLPVSELPSLPRQSQWVDLNTVVMVRSTRHLWNKITTEVRFYISSLPSNAARHDQVVRSHWSVENSLHWVLDVTFNEDASRIRQGYGAENFGLLRRLCVSLLNREPSKLSLKMKRYTAALDNDFLLKILAASAVDEVLPKEGVLSEKTDY; the protein is encoded by the coding sequence ATGGCCAAAGGTTTTGGACCCCGTACGCTGAACCCTCAGCAAGCTCGTGAAGCCAAGATTTTAAGCCGCAGTGTCCTCCAGTATTTTCAGAATTTGCCAGATCCCCGTGTAGAACGAACCCGGCACCACAGCTTAAGTACCATCATCACCATTGCCATATTGGCCGTACTAGCGGGAGCGGATGGATTTGTGGCTATAGAGCGCTATGGTCGAGCGAAGCAATCCTGGCTAGAGACCTTTTTAGACTTACCCCACGGAATTCCCTCTCACGATACCTTTGGGCGAGTGATTGGGGCACTAGACCCCCAAGCATTGGCAGCTAGTTTCCTGGACTGGGTAACGGGGGTCAGCGAGCGTTTAGGTCTAGACATGATTCATATTGATGGGAAAACAGCGAGAGGCTCTTATGACCGGGAAGGCAAACTGAAGGCGTTGCATAGTGTGAGTGCCTGGAGTAGTGACCATAGACTGGTGCTGGCTCAGCAACGGGTTGACTCTAAAAGCAACGAGATCACCGCTGTTCCCTTACTGCTTAAACTTCTAAACCTCAAGGGTGCGGTAGTGACCTTAGATGCCATGGGGACTCAGACAGCGATTGCCCGTCAGATTAGGCAGGGTGGTGGGGACTATGTGTTGGCCCTCAAAGGCAATCAAGGCACCCTGAGTCGGGCGGTCGAGACTTGGTTTAAGCAGACGGAGGTAGACGGTTGGGACGGCATCGACTATGACTATCACGAGACCCTCGAAGCAGCTCACCACCGCCTGGAAATCCGTCAAGTCTGGACACTGCCTGTGAGTGAATTACCCTCGTTGCCGCGCCAGTCGCAGTGGGTTGACTTAAACACGGTGGTGATGGTTCGCAGTACCCGCCACCTCTGGAACAAAATCACCACTGAGGTGCGCTTCTATATCAGTAGTTTACCGTCCAATGCCGCCCGCCATGACCAGGTGGTTCGCTCCCACTGGAGTGTGGAGAATAGTCTCCACTGGGTGCTCGATGTTACTTTCAACGAAGATGCCAGTCGCATTCGCCAAGGCTATGGAGCTGAAAACTTTGGCCTGCTCCGACGACTCTGCGTTAGTTTACTCAATCGCGAACCGTCGAAGCTTAGTTTGAAGATGAAGCGTTATACAGCGGCCCTGGATAATGACTTTCTGCTCAAGATCCTGGCCGCTAGTGCCGTTGATGAGGTCTTACCCAAGGAGGGGGTGCTCTCGGAGAAAACCGACTACTAG
- a CDS encoding type I restriction-modification system subunit M — translation MTEQDHKQLGKILWDIADQLRGAMNADDFRDYMLSFLFLRYLSDNYETAAQKELGPDYPTTPPLRGTPPEEGKNSPTPPEEGKTTPAFPKEGKTTPAFPKEGKNSPPSEGWQAKPDGVVHLTPLAVWYTQNPADTTDFEKQMRRKMHYVIQPEHLWSHIAQLARTQNNDLLRTLQKGFQYIEEESFSSTFSGLFSEINLNSEKLGKNYTARNTKLCTIIQKISEGLAEFSTDSDTLGDAYEYLIGQFASGSGKKAGEFYTPQEISSILSGIVTLDSQDPTTGNRTHLYTILDFACGSGSLLLNIRHRLGPQGIGKIYGQEKNITTYNLARMNMLLHGVKDTEFEIYHGDSLTNEWEWLKEMNPAKMPKFDAVVANPPFSYRWEPTETLGQDIRFKNYGLAPKSAADFAFLLHGFHYLKDDGVMAIILPHGVLFRGGAEERIRTKLLKDGHIDTVIGLPPNLFYSTGIPVCILVLKKCKKSDDVLFINASAPKNFEKRKRQNYLRPCDINKILETYKSRPKEEDGYARLVTMAKIETEGYNLNISRYVSTAQKEPEIDLQATHTELEALTQKIEAAKDKHNQFLVELGLPPLP, via the coding sequence ATGACCGAACAAGACCATAAACAACTTGGCAAGATCCTGTGGGACATCGCCGACCAACTGCGCGGAGCCATGAACGCCGACGACTTCCGCGACTATATGCTCTCCTTCCTCTTCCTCCGCTACCTCTCCGACAACTACGAAACCGCCGCCCAAAAAGAACTAGGGCCAGACTATCCAACCACCCCGCCCCTGCGGGGCACCCCTCCAGAGGAGGGGAAAAATTCCCCTACCCCTCCAGAGGAGGGGAAAACTACCCCTGCCTTTCCAAAGGAGGGGAAAACCACCCCTGCCTTTCCAAAGGAGGGGAAAAATTCCCCTCCCTCGGAGGGGTGGCAGGCGAAGCCTGACGGGGTGGTTCACCTCACCCCCCTAGCCGTGTGGTACACCCAAAACCCAGCAGACACCACCGACTTTGAAAAACAAATGCGCCGCAAAATGCATTATGTCATTCAGCCGGAACATCTCTGGAGCCACATCGCCCAACTAGCCCGCACCCAAAACAACGATCTACTCCGTACCCTACAAAAAGGCTTCCAATACATCGAAGAAGAATCCTTTTCCAGCACCTTCAGCGGACTCTTCTCCGAAATTAACCTCAACTCCGAAAAACTGGGCAAAAACTACACCGCCCGCAACACCAAACTCTGCACCATCATCCAGAAAATTTCCGAAGGTCTCGCCGAATTTTCCACCGACAGCGACACCCTCGGTGATGCCTACGAATACCTGATCGGGCAGTTTGCCTCCGGTTCCGGCAAAAAAGCAGGAGAATTCTACACCCCCCAAGAAATCTCTAGCATCCTCTCCGGCATCGTCACCCTCGACAGCCAAGACCCTACCACCGGCAACCGCACCCACCTCTATACCATCCTCGACTTTGCCTGTGGCTCCGGCTCCCTCCTCCTCAACATCCGCCATCGCCTTGGCCCCCAGGGCATCGGCAAAATTTACGGCCAAGAAAAAAACATCACCACCTACAACCTCGCCCGCATGAATATGCTCCTCCACGGAGTCAAAGATACCGAATTCGAGATCTACCATGGCGACAGCCTCACCAACGAATGGGAGTGGCTCAAAGAAATGAACCCCGCCAAAATGCCAAAATTTGATGCAGTCGTGGCCAATCCCCCCTTTAGTTACCGCTGGGAACCCACAGAAACCCTGGGCCAAGATATACGCTTCAAAAACTACGGACTCGCCCCCAAATCCGCCGCCGACTTTGCTTTCTTGCTCCACGGTTTCCACTACCTCAAAGACGATGGAGTGATGGCCATCATCCTCCCCCATGGCGTACTTTTTCGGGGCGGCGCAGAAGAACGCATCCGCACCAAACTCCTCAAAGATGGCCACATTGATACCGTCATCGGTCTCCCCCCTAACCTGTTTTATTCCACCGGCATTCCCGTCTGTATTCTCGTCCTGAAAAAATGCAAGAAGTCCGACGATGTGCTGTTCATCAATGCCAGCGCTCCTAAAAACTTTGAGAAGCGCAAACGCCAAAACTATCTACGACCTTGCGATATCAATAAAATTCTTGAAACCTATAAATCCCGTCCAAAGGAAGAAGATGGTTATGCTCGCCTGGTTACCATGGCAAAAATCGAAACTGAGGGCTACAACCTCAACATTTCCCGCTACGTTAGCACCGCCCAAAAAGAACCAGAAATTGATTTACAAGCAACCCATACCGAACTCGAAGCACTAACCCAAAAAATTGAAGCCGCCAAGGACAAACACAATCAATTTCTCGTTGAATTAGGCTTGCCACCCCTGCCCTAA